From one Paenibacillus sp. FSL K6-1330 genomic stretch:
- a CDS encoding phosphoribosylanthranilate isomerase — protein sequence MMSTALKICGLQSVEVLKSMINLPVDYIGFVFAKSRRKVSPQQAAQLIQVLRGWDHDMIPAAVGVLVNPDLNELEELLREAALDVVQLHGQESPQFCREVKERFPVSVFKAVSIESDRSEAERLSALDPYAGSIDGLLIDTYDPVYGGGSGKTFAWDLIPPYQQWAKRQGIPLFVAGGLDSDNVSHLIGQYAPYGVDVSSGVESEPGVKDINKVIAFVERVKGK from the coding sequence GTGATGAGTACGGCGCTAAAAATATGTGGACTTCAAAGCGTTGAAGTGCTAAAATCTATGATAAACTTACCTGTGGATTATATCGGATTCGTATTTGCCAAGAGCCGGCGGAAGGTATCGCCGCAGCAGGCTGCGCAGCTTATTCAAGTATTGCGGGGATGGGATCATGACATGATTCCCGCCGCCGTCGGCGTCTTGGTTAACCCTGATTTGAATGAGCTGGAAGAGCTTCTACGAGAAGCAGCGCTCGACGTCGTGCAGCTGCATGGTCAGGAATCGCCGCAATTTTGCCGGGAAGTGAAGGAGCGCTTCCCGGTTTCCGTTTTTAAGGCGGTATCGATCGAGAGTGACCGCTCGGAAGCGGAACGTCTGTCAGCACTTGATCCGTATGCAGGCAGCATCGACGGATTGCTGATCGACACGTACGATCCGGTATATGGCGGAGGGTCTGGTAAGACATTTGCCTGGGATCTCATCCCACCTTACCAGCAGTGGGCGAAACGGCAAGGGATCCCCTTGTTTGTAGCCGGCGGATTGGATTCGGATAATGTATCGCATTTAATAGGTCAATACGCTCCGTACGGCGTGGATGTATCCAGCGGCGTTGAGAGTGAACCTGGCGTGAAGGACATAAACAAAGTGATTGCATTCGTAGAAAGGGTGAAGGGGAAATGA
- the trpB gene encoding tryptophan synthase subunit beta, producing MTQLPDRNGRFGVFGGRFVPETLMNALIELEQEYNRFSEDPAFKEEIAYLLKQYSGRETPLYYAERLSKHLGKAKIYLKREDLNHTGAHKINNAIAQGVLAKRMGKGKVIAETGAGQHGVATATVAALLGLECKVFMGEEDTKRQQLNVFRMKMLGAEVIPVTSGSRTLKDAGNEALRYWVSNVEDTFYVLGSAVGPHPYPMMVRNFQRIIGDETRKQILETEGRLPNVILAPIGGGSNAIGMFYPFLEDKEVGLIGVEAAGKGVDTDFHAATMSKGTHGVFQGSMSYLLQDEYGQVQEAHSISAGLDYPGVGPEHSYLKDIERVQYVPITDQEALDALQLLCRTEGIIPALESAHAVAQAVKMAPAWTEDDIVVINLSGRGDKDVESIMAYTGGKTE from the coding sequence ATGACACAGCTTCCTGATCGTAATGGACGTTTCGGAGTGTTTGGTGGCCGGTTCGTACCGGAAACACTCATGAACGCTTTAATAGAGCTTGAACAAGAGTATAACCGCTTTTCGGAGGATCCTGCGTTCAAAGAGGAGATTGCTTATTTGCTTAAACAGTATTCCGGACGGGAAACGCCGTTATATTATGCCGAGCGGCTCAGCAAACACCTCGGCAAGGCTAAAATTTATCTGAAGCGTGAGGATTTGAACCATACAGGTGCACACAAAATCAACAACGCCATTGCTCAGGGCGTGTTAGCCAAGCGTATGGGCAAAGGCAAGGTCATTGCCGAAACGGGAGCCGGACAGCATGGTGTTGCCACTGCAACCGTGGCCGCTCTGCTCGGTCTCGAATGCAAGGTGTTCATGGGCGAAGAGGATACCAAGCGGCAGCAGTTGAACGTATTCCGTATGAAAATGCTTGGAGCCGAAGTGATTCCGGTGACGTCGGGAAGCCGAACGCTGAAAGATGCCGGCAATGAGGCGCTTCGCTACTGGGTCAGCAACGTAGAGGATACCTTCTATGTACTTGGCTCCGCAGTAGGTCCGCATCCGTATCCGATGATGGTGCGGAACTTCCAGCGTATTATCGGTGACGAGACCCGCAAGCAGATTCTGGAGACGGAAGGAAGACTGCCCAACGTGATTCTTGCACCAATCGGTGGAGGGAGCAATGCGATCGGCATGTTCTACCCGTTCCTGGAAGATAAGGAAGTCGGTTTGATCGGTGTCGAAGCGGCTGGCAAAGGGGTAGATACCGATTTTCACGCGGCTACCATGTCCAAGGGGACCCATGGCGTCTTCCAGGGATCGATGAGTTATTTGCTACAGGATGAGTATGGACAGGTTCAGGAGGCGCATTCCATTTCTGCCGGACTTGATTATCCCGGCGTTGGACCTGAGCACTCCTACTTAAAAGATATTGAGCGTGTGCAGTATGTGCCTATAACCGACCAAGAGGCATTGGATGCCTTGCAGCTGCTATGCCGCACGGAAGGCATTATTCCTGCGCTGGAATCCGCGCATGCCGTAGCGCAAGCAGTAAAAATGGCGCCCGCGTGGACCGAAGACGATATCGTCGTCATTAATTTGTCCGGTCGCGGTGACAAGGACGTGGAGTCCATCATGGCTTACACGGGAGGGAAAACCGAATGA
- the trpA gene encoding tryptophan synthase subunit alpha, producing MNRIDQTFASLKQQNKTALIPYLTVGDPDVKSTLDIIHELEIAGVDIIELGVPYSDPLADGPVIQRASERALKSKVTIRTCMETARLARERGSKLPFILFTYYNPVLQTGLDVFFEEVVRNDISGLIIPDLPVEESAEIRKRAHAADVHLIPLVAPTSHERIASIASEATGFVYCVSSLGVTGERTDFYSGVEAFLETVKQYSNVPIAIGFGISSGEQVARFSKICDGVVVGSAIVRQIESTIPLLEKEETRQQGLLQIREFVAQLKG from the coding sequence ATGAATCGAATTGACCAGACCTTTGCGTCGTTGAAACAACAAAACAAGACGGCATTGATTCCTTATTTGACCGTTGGGGATCCGGACGTGAAATCGACGCTCGATATCATTCATGAGCTTGAAATTGCAGGAGTCGATATTATCGAACTCGGTGTTCCTTATTCTGATCCCCTCGCCGATGGCCCGGTCATCCAGCGTGCTTCCGAGCGCGCCCTGAAGAGCAAGGTGACCATTCGCACTTGCATGGAGACTGCGCGCCTGGCGAGAGAACGGGGCAGTAAGCTGCCGTTCATCCTGTTTACCTATTACAATCCGGTTCTGCAGACCGGACTGGATGTTTTCTTTGAAGAAGTGGTAAGGAATGATATCAGCGGGCTGATTATTCCGGATCTGCCGGTGGAAGAATCCGCAGAGATTCGGAAACGGGCTCATGCTGCGGACGTTCATCTGATTCCGCTGGTGGCACCTACCTCACATGAGCGGATTGCGAGCATCGCTTCGGAAGCGACCGGCTTTGTGTATTGCGTATCCTCGCTTGGCGTGACAGGCGAACGCACCGATTTTTATTCGGGAGTGGAAGCCTTTCTTGAAACGGTGAAGCAGTACAGCAACGTGCCCATCGCGATTGGCTTTGGCATTTCGTCCGGGGAACAGGTTGCCAGATTCTCGAAAATTTGCGACGGCGTCGTTGTTGGCAGTGCCATCGTGCGTCAGATCGAATCGACGATTCCTCTTCTTGAGAAGGAAGAGACAAGACAGCAGGGACTTTTGCAAATCAGGGAGTTTGTGGCACAATTAAAAGGTTAG
- the hisC gene encoding histidinol-phosphate transaminase, with translation MKPKAQIVNLPVYQPGKPIEEVKKELGLDVVIKLASNENPYGCSPRAIEAITAELGTLSLYPDGSAADLTAELAEQLGIERNQIIFGCGSDEIIALIIRAFLEPGDETIMADQTFSVYKTNADIEGATSIEVPLVNGKHDLPGMAKAVTDKTKIIWVCNPNNPTGTIVSESELVSFLDEVPAHVMVVLDEAYFEYVTDASYPASIKLMERYPNLVILRTFSKIYGLAALRIGYGIGQSEVISLINRVREPFNTGRLAQVAAKAALKDQEFVAKCRQLNAEGITYVQREFDRLGLSYFPANGNFIMVDVKKPGTEVFKSLLSKGIIVRPGFEVYPNYIRVTVGSEEQNKAFIGALEQVLQEVNAPA, from the coding sequence ATGAAACCAAAAGCGCAAATTGTTAATCTTCCTGTATATCAACCGGGGAAGCCCATCGAAGAAGTCAAAAAAGAATTAGGCCTGGATGTTGTCATTAAACTGGCCTCCAACGAGAATCCATACGGCTGCTCGCCGCGAGCAATCGAAGCCATTACCGCTGAACTCGGTACGCTCAGCTTGTATCCGGATGGAAGTGCGGCTGATTTAACGGCAGAGCTTGCTGAGCAGCTTGGTATTGAACGCAATCAGATTATTTTCGGATGCGGATCCGATGAAATCATCGCCCTCATTATTCGGGCGTTCCTGGAGCCGGGAGACGAAACCATTATGGCCGATCAGACCTTTTCGGTGTATAAAACGAATGCGGATATCGAAGGCGCAACAAGCATTGAGGTACCTCTGGTTAACGGGAAGCATGATCTGCCGGGCATGGCCAAAGCCGTTACAGACAAAACCAAAATCATCTGGGTGTGCAATCCGAATAATCCGACCGGAACTATCGTTTCCGAAAGCGAGCTAGTATCTTTCTTAGATGAAGTCCCGGCTCACGTGATGGTTGTTCTCGATGAAGCTTATTTTGAATATGTAACGGACGCTTCGTATCCGGCCAGCATCAAGTTAATGGAACGTTATCCGAACTTGGTAATCCTGCGTACCTTCTCCAAAATATACGGCCTGGCTGCCCTTCGCATCGGCTACGGCATCGGGCAATCTGAGGTTATTTCCTTGATTAATCGGGTACGTGAGCCGTTTAATACAGGACGCCTGGCCCAAGTGGCGGCGAAGGCAGCCCTGAAAGATCAGGAATTCGTAGCTAAATGCCGTCAGTTGAATGCCGAGGGAATCACTTATGTCCAGCGGGAGTTTGATCGTCTTGGATTATCCTATTTCCCTGCGAACGGTAACTTTATCATGGTGGATGTGAAGAAGCCGGGCACCGAAGTGTTCAAGTCTCTGCTAAGTAAAGGCATTATCGTACGTCCGGGATTTGAAGTTTACCCGAACTACATTCGCGTAACCGTTGGCTCTGAAGAACAGAACAAGGCTTTCATCGGCGCATTGGAACAAGTGCTCCAGGAAGTGAATGCTCCAGCCTAA
- a CDS encoding prephenate dehydrogenase has protein sequence MQISIFGVGLIGGSLALNFKGKPGITVTGYAHTQEYADQVIAKGVVDKVTLSVEEAAQGADIIFLCVPVGSLEMYIKRLSELRLKTGCIITDVGSTKASIAECASQLALKDAYFIGGHPMAGSERSGVGAASTVLFENAYYVLTPPDEVPQEKVDVLVELLSYTRAHIVKVEPRLHDEIVGAISHLPHVIAVALVNQISSYNDDNPLYRTLAAGGFRDITRIASSDPVVWRDILLNNRNVMLLLLRDWNEGIQRFMDMLESKDGPAIEEAFRRAGEFRSVLPERRKGMIVSQYDLYLDVPDHPGIIGRIATDLGTNSINLSNMQIIESREDVPGVMRLSFRNEIEQERAKELLLSQGHSVYQ, from the coding sequence ATGCAAATTTCTATATTCGGCGTCGGCTTGATCGGCGGTTCGTTAGCATTAAATTTCAAAGGAAAACCAGGCATAACCGTGACCGGTTATGCCCACACGCAAGAGTATGCCGACCAGGTTATCGCCAAGGGCGTTGTCGATAAAGTTACGCTTTCGGTAGAAGAAGCTGCCCAGGGCGCGGACATTATATTTTTGTGTGTTCCGGTAGGAAGTCTCGAGATGTACATAAAACGTCTGAGTGAATTGCGGCTTAAAACCGGATGCATTATTACGGATGTAGGCAGTACCAAAGCGAGTATTGCCGAATGCGCATCACAACTTGCGCTGAAGGATGCCTACTTTATCGGAGGACATCCGATGGCTGGTTCGGAAAGATCCGGTGTAGGCGCTGCTTCCACCGTATTATTCGAGAATGCATATTATGTGCTTACTCCGCCGGATGAAGTCCCTCAGGAGAAGGTGGACGTACTCGTAGAGCTTCTATCGTATACGCGTGCACACATTGTAAAGGTGGAGCCGAGACTGCACGATGAGATTGTTGGAGCCATCAGTCATCTGCCTCATGTGATCGCAGTGGCTTTGGTGAACCAGATCAGCTCCTACAATGATGATAATCCGTTATACCGTACGCTGGCTGCAGGCGGCTTTCGGGATATTACCCGTATCGCTTCCAGTGACCCGGTCGTTTGGCGGGACATTCTATTAAATAACCGCAATGTCATGCTGCTGCTTTTACGAGACTGGAACGAAGGAATTCAGCGTTTCATGGATATGCTGGAGTCGAAGGACGGGCCAGCTATTGAAGAGGCCTTCCGCAGAGCGGGGGAATTCCGCAGCGTGCTCCCAGAGCGACGGAAGGGGATGATTGTATCCCAATACGATCTGTATCTGGACGTGCCTGACCATCCGGGTATCATCGGCCGCATAGCGACGGATTTGGGGACAAATAGCATCAACCTCAGCAACATGCAGATTATCGAGAGTCGGGAAGATGTGCCGGGCGTGATGCGGCTTTCCTTCCGCAATGAAATTGAGCAGGAGCGGGCTAAGGAGCTATTGTTGTCGCAAGGGCACTCGGTGTACCAGTAA
- a CDS encoding sigma-70 family RNA polymerase sigma factor, with protein sequence MTDSQLIQEIKQGDTELYSELMRRYQRKILAFVYHMLKSSHMELMAEDLCSETFYKAFRSLHSFREVDASFSTWLYTIARNTVLSELRKHRSGTLPLEESGVVPVAPMEVAPEQAILRSERVHMVREAINNLPEKQRSALILREYDQLDYQEIADILGQSVSSVKSLLFRARGSVKIQLEPYFYEPVFEDLRGMKNR encoded by the coding sequence ATGACGGATTCCCAACTAATCCAAGAAATTAAGCAAGGCGACACCGAACTTTATTCCGAATTAATGCGGCGTTATCAGAGAAAAATATTAGCATTTGTCTATCATATGTTAAAAAGTTCGCACATGGAGCTTATGGCTGAAGATTTATGTTCGGAAACATTTTATAAGGCTTTCCGGAGCTTGCACTCATTCCGGGAAGTGGATGCATCCTTCTCGACCTGGCTCTATACGATTGCCCGCAACACCGTGCTCAGCGAATTGCGCAAGCATCGAAGCGGCACATTGCCGCTGGAGGAGAGCGGGGTCGTGCCAGTGGCTCCGATGGAAGTTGCTCCGGAGCAGGCCATACTACGCAGTGAACGAGTACATATGGTAAGGGAAGCAATAAATAATTTACCGGAGAAACAGAGGTCGGCGCTGATTCTTCGGGAGTATGATCAACTGGATTATCAGGAAATCGCAGATATTTTAGGTCAAAGTGTCAGTTCGGTTAAGTCGTTGTTGTTCAGAGCTCGCGGCAGTGTCAAAATTCAGCTCGAACCCTATTTTTATGAGCCGGTTTTTGAGGATCTGAGAGGGATGAAGAATAGATGA
- a CDS encoding zf-HC2 domain-containing protein, whose amino-acid sequence MTCDEAQELMETVWDLPDNDLRRQRLIAHVQTCSSCAAEYEMWVESQNMVHVLEHEIPDMDAEQINRNVMDRIYRDFPWLVEETSKSRAVSRVFRKRLTLMIAGFLALFVCSFVYFAATGNQPKPVPEAVTTGIIPTGVADTAQTLNTKDDYNIPKTNSGIIDPFVVDMSPTQPEYWMILSLLGIGFAMFFLKKLNRVRR is encoded by the coding sequence ATGACTTGCGATGAAGCCCAAGAGCTGATGGAAACTGTCTGGGATTTGCCGGACAATGATCTGCGGCGACAACGGCTGATCGCACATGTTCAAACCTGCAGCTCATGTGCAGCGGAGTACGAAATGTGGGTGGAAAGCCAGAACATGGTTCATGTTCTGGAGCATGAGATCCCCGACATGGACGCTGAACAGATCAACCGAAACGTGATGGACCGCATTTATCGTGATTTCCCGTGGCTGGTGGAGGAAACGTCTAAGAGTCGGGCGGTAAGCCGAGTGTTCCGCAAACGGCTGACACTTATGATTGCCGGTTTTTTGGCTCTGTTTGTATGCAGCTTCGTTTATTTTGCAGCGACTGGCAACCAGCCGAAGCCGGTTCCGGAAGCGGTAACGACAGGGATAATCCCTACAGGGGTGGCTGACACGGCCCAAACCCTGAACACTAAGGACGATTATAACATTCCGAAAACCAACAGCGGCATTATTGATCCTTTTGTGGTTGATATGAGTCCGACTCAGCCAGAATATTGGATGATACTATCCTTATTGGGCATCGGATTCGCCATGTTTTTCCTGAAGAAGTTAAATCGGGTCCGAAGATAA
- a CDS encoding histidine phosphatase family protein: MQIGLVRHGLTDWNALGKIQGQTDIPLNEEGRRQARLLGERLLQEPYRWDFAVSSGLSRAEETAKIISSMLNIPLIPPDNRLRERKYGQVEGLTAEERESRFGADWHLLDLGQETDLELQSRGLVFLDDMWHKHPDANILVVSHGGFLAQLYKLVCRGVLSERIGNLSLTVLERKDDDWSPLLFNCTKHLLTKQS, from the coding sequence ATGCAAATCGGCTTGGTTCGTCATGGATTAACGGATTGGAATGCGTTAGGCAAAATCCAAGGTCAAACGGACATTCCACTGAATGAGGAAGGCCGTCGTCAAGCGCGTTTGCTTGGGGAAAGACTTCTGCAAGAGCCTTACCGATGGGACTTTGCGGTTAGCAGCGGACTTTCCCGTGCTGAGGAAACAGCAAAGATCATCTCGTCCATGCTGAACATTCCATTGATACCACCGGATAATCGTTTGCGCGAGCGCAAGTACGGTCAGGTGGAAGGGTTGACAGCGGAAGAGCGTGAATCGCGGTTTGGTGCCGATTGGCACCTGCTCGATTTGGGACAGGAGACGGATCTGGAGCTTCAATCCAGGGGGCTTGTCTTTCTGGATGATATGTGGCATAAACACCCGGATGCCAATATTCTGGTTGTCAGCCACGGTGGTTTTTTAGCGCAGCTATATAAGCTGGTGTGCCGCGGCGTCCTGAGCGAGCGGATCGGCAATCTGTCGCTCACCGTCCTGGAGAGAAAAGATGATGACTGGTCTCCCTTGCTGTTTAACTGTACCAAACATCTGTTGACAAAACAGTCGTAG
- a CDS encoding class I SAM-dependent methyltransferase, whose amino-acid sequence MIKEAEFMAFIQDMDQQFSGWDFSRITASGRMQSHALPWSLGSMVIPLMRNAATMLDMGTGGGEFLSSLQPLPETVYATEGYKPNVPIAQQKLEPLGVKVVYFEEDSSLPLKDHFFDLIINQHESYSVAEIKRILNDHGVFVTQQSGGTDCYGINEWFGVPLNEEFAHWNLGTAVQELQDHGFNVTFSREDFSPQRFYDIGALIYYLQAIPWQIPDFTVERHLEPLYQVHQVIRTKGYFEVQQHRFIIIAEA is encoded by the coding sequence ATGATAAAAGAAGCAGAATTTATGGCCTTTATTCAAGATATGGATCAACAATTTTCAGGATGGGACTTCTCACGAATTACGGCTTCAGGCCGCATGCAGTCCCATGCTCTCCCCTGGTCTTTGGGCAGCATGGTAATTCCGTTGATGCGAAATGCCGCTACGATGCTGGACATGGGTACGGGCGGAGGAGAGTTCTTATCCTCCCTCCAGCCACTGCCGGAAACGGTCTATGCAACCGAAGGCTATAAACCAAACGTACCGATTGCACAGCAAAAACTTGAACCGCTTGGCGTAAAGGTTGTCTATTTTGAAGAAGATTCCTCACTTCCGTTAAAGGATCATTTTTTTGATCTGATCATCAATCAGCATGAATCCTATTCCGTGGCGGAAATCAAAAGAATTCTAAACGATCATGGCGTGTTCGTAACCCAGCAATCCGGAGGAACCGACTGTTATGGCATCAACGAGTGGTTTGGCGTTCCCTTGAATGAAGAGTTCGCTCATTGGAATCTGGGAACCGCTGTTCAAGAGCTGCAGGACCACGGTTTCAACGTCACCTTCAGCCGGGAGGACTTTTCACCGCAGCGGTTTTACGACATCGGTGCACTGATCTATTACCTACAGGCGATCCCTTGGCAGATTCCTGATTTTACGGTGGAACGCCACCTCGAACCTTTATATCAGGTTCATCAGGTTATCCGAACGAAGGGCTACTTCGAAGTGCAGCAGCATCGGTTTATTATAATAGCAGAAGCGTAA
- a CDS encoding IDEAL domain-containing protein produces the protein MDKMKVTYEVMLGLAAEMVWDEALRKHRSEELYKEIDEALASGDEVAFRNLTDELRTLN, from the coding sequence ATGGATAAGATGAAGGTTACTTACGAGGTTATGTTAGGTCTGGCGGCCGAAATGGTGTGGGACGAAGCATTGCGCAAGCATCGGAGTGAAGAGCTGTATAAAGAAATTGATGAAGCGCTGGCTTCCGGCGACGAAGTGGCTTTCCGAAACCTGACGGATGAACTGAGGACTTTGAATTGA
- a CDS encoding DUF2487 family protein yields MKFSEVDEQTWPELKPFLDTCLIPFTGLSGSETPWEATAALERLRDFMDLAEIPFKGRLVTYPAIQYGNTEDIKLLNEVCHNVKLIGFKFVVIMTADVELSKEDVPESTLVLSRRRLEGNEGIPLSATVSGQISEMWQQES; encoded by the coding sequence ATGAAATTTAGTGAAGTAGACGAGCAGACTTGGCCGGAACTAAAACCTTTTTTGGATACGTGCCTCATTCCGTTTACCGGATTATCGGGTTCGGAAACGCCATGGGAGGCTACAGCTGCGCTTGAACGGCTGCGGGATTTTATGGATTTGGCAGAAATTCCGTTTAAGGGAAGATTGGTTACATATCCTGCTATACAATATGGAAATACTGAAGATATAAAGCTTCTAAATGAAGTTTGTCACAATGTCAAATTGATCGGGTTTAAATTTGTTGTTATCATGACAGCGGATGTTGAGCTCTCTAAAGAGGATGTGCCTGAAAGTACGCTTGTACTGTCCCGGCGCAGGTTGGAAGGCAATGAAGGTATCCCCCTCTCAGCCACCGTTTCCGGACAAATCAGTGAAATGTGGCAGCAGGAAAGCTAA
- a CDS encoding ubiquinol-cytochrome c reductase iron-sulfur subunit encodes MSSNHNDEHEESHNPPRQKEMSRRQFLTYTLGGATAYMAAGVVLPMLRFAVDPILQNKEEGSFVKVAEESKITNDPQEFHFELKQQDGWYNSTATLTAWIRKNDQGEIVALSPICKHLGCLVGWNNNKNFPDEYHCPCHGARYTPDGKNLAVAPKPLDQYETKIENGWIYLGAIVPNTVVK; translated from the coding sequence ATGAGCAGCAACCACAATGACGAGCATGAAGAATCGCACAATCCACCCCGACAGAAAGAGATGTCCCGCAGACAATTTCTTACATACACGTTGGGCGGTGCCACAGCTTATATGGCTGCTGGAGTAGTTTTGCCAATGCTTCGCTTTGCCGTTGATCCGATTCTTCAAAATAAAGAAGAAGGGTCTTTTGTAAAGGTCGCGGAAGAGAGCAAAATTACTAACGATCCACAGGAATTCCATTTTGAGCTCAAACAGCAGGACGGCTGGTACAACAGTACAGCTACTTTGACGGCGTGGATTCGTAAGAACGATCAGGGTGAAATTGTAGCGCTTTCACCAATTTGTAAGCATTTGGGATGCCTTGTTGGATGGAATAACAACAAAAATTTCCCTGATGAATACCACTGCCCTTGCCACGGTGCGCGTTATACACCGGACGGTAAGAACCTGGCAGTCGCGCCGAAGCCGCTTGACCAGTACGAGACGAAAATCGAGAACGGCTGGATTTACCTCGGCGCCATCGTGCCAAATACCGTAGTTAAATAG
- a CDS encoding cytochrome b6 — MLKNVYNWIDERLDITPIWRDVADHEVPEHVNPAHHFSAFVYCFGGLTFFITVIQILSGMFLTMYYVPDIINAYNSVEYLQTQVAFGQIVRGMHHWGASLVIVMMFLHTMRVFFTGSYKAPREMNWVVGMLIFFVMLGLGLTGYLLPWDNKAYFATKVTLEIANSVPWLGPIIKELLQGGTIVGAETLTRFFAIHVFFLPAVLLALLVGHFIMIRRQGISGPL, encoded by the coding sequence ATGTTGAAGAATGTCTACAACTGGATTGATGAACGTCTCGATATCACGCCGATTTGGAGAGACGTTGCAGATCACGAGGTACCGGAACACGTAAACCCGGCGCATCATTTCTCCGCGTTTGTGTACTGTTTCGGCGGCTTGACGTTTTTTATCACAGTCATCCAGATTCTGTCGGGGATGTTCCTGACGATGTATTATGTACCGGATATCATAAACGCTTACAACAGTGTTGAGTACCTGCAAACACAGGTAGCCTTCGGACAAATTGTCCGCGGCATGCATCACTGGGGCGCCAGCTTGGTAATCGTGATGATGTTCTTGCATACGATGCGCGTGTTCTTCACAGGCTCTTACAAAGCGCCGCGTGAAATGAACTGGGTCGTTGGTATGCTCATTTTCTTTGTTATGCTCGGTCTTGGTTTGACAGGTTACCTGCTGCCATGGGATAACAAAGCTTACTTCGCTACAAAAGTTACATTGGAGATTGCGAACTCCGTACCTTGGCTGGGACCTATCATTAAAGAATTGCTGCAAGGCGGTACGATCGTAGGTGCCGAAACGTTGACGCGTTTCTTCGCGATTCACGTATTCTTCCTTCCGGCTGTCCTTCTTGCTCTATTGGTAGGACACTTTATCATGATCCGCAGACAAGGTATTTCCGGTCCACTATAA
- a CDS encoding c-type cytochrome, which translates to MAHGHKSDEKVVYVGDSRVKKGSGWVTPPDYTAYPGKSEAFIPNFLLKEWMVGVVVLVGFLVLTISEPAPLGYPADPGASVIPMPDWYFLFLYEYLKLPYASGDYVVLGTLGVSGVAFGALLLVPFLDTGKERRFYKRPITSALMILSLFAVIYLTNAAWTHYVHELEATGQKPEHIQREEEAEEKHAAGLPTTSGKQAEDSVVAIVDKDNPAMETFKTATCISCHAADLKGASGPSLRGVGDTHTKEEIVAIIANGQGGMPAMKDTALAAGVTEEQLDQLADWLASQKAEAAAE; encoded by the coding sequence ATGGCACATGGTCATAAATCTGATGAGAAAGTAGTTTATGTCGGCGATTCGCGTGTGAAAAAAGGCAGCGGTTGGGTTACGCCGCCGGATTACACCGCTTATCCCGGCAAATCAGAAGCGTTCATTCCTAACTTCTTGTTGAAGGAATGGATGGTTGGTGTAGTTGTATTGGTCGGTTTCCTTGTGCTGACCATCTCGGAGCCGGCTCCGCTCGGTTATCCGGCGGATCCGGGAGCTTCTGTAATCCCGATGCCGGACTGGTACTTCCTGTTCCTGTATGAATACCTGAAGCTTCCATACGCTTCCGGTGATTATGTAGTACTGGGTACCCTTGGCGTTTCGGGCGTTGCCTTTGGCGCATTGCTCCTAGTTCCTTTCCTTGATACGGGGAAAGAGCGACGCTTCTACAAGCGCCCTATTACTTCTGCCCTTATGATTCTGTCGTTATTTGCAGTTATCTATCTGACAAATGCAGCATGGACCCACTATGTGCATGAGCTGGAAGCGACTGGACAGAAGCCTGAGCATATCCAGCGTGAAGAAGAGGCGGAAGAGAAACATGCAGCTGGTCTACCAACGACTAGTGGCAAGCAGGCTGAAGACAGTGTTGTAGCGATCGTTGATAAGGATAATCCCGCGATGGAAACCTTTAAAACAGCTACCTGTATTTCTTGTCATGCTGCAGATTTGAAAGGGGCATCTGGACCGTCGCTTCGCGGTGTCGGGGATACCCACACGAAAGAAGAGATCGTGGCTATTATTGCAAATGGTCAAGGCGGCATGCCGGCTATGAAAGACACGGCGCTTGCGGCTGGTGTCACCGAAGAACAACTTGATCAGTTGGCTGATTGGCTTGCAAGCCAAAAGGCAGAAGCAGCTGCAGAGTAA